The sequence TTAAGCGTTTCTCCTTCTGGGGTGATGACGATGACCCCTACTCCACCACTTTTTTAGGCTGACGAACCGTTAGTTTGAACCGTCCATCTTTTTGGTTCGTCAGTTGCATTGTCCTCATTCGGGATGGTGAATTCGGTGATGAAATCTGCTAATGCGTGTGCCTTAATAGCTTTCCTGGAGTGGTACTTAATGTCGAACTGACTAAGCTCAATTACCCACTGGACCATCCTTCCTGCAGCCTTGGGCTAGTTTATAGACTTCTTGATGGGTTGGTTCATCATCACCAAGATGGAGTTCGCCTGGAAGTAGGGTTGCAAGTTGCACGAGGCTACGATCAATGTGAACGCAATCTTTTCGATCTGTGGGTACTTGGCTTCTACCCCTTAGAATGCTTGATTTACATGGTACACTAGGAGCTGCGTCTTGTCCTCTTCCCAAATCAAGGTTGAGCTCACAGCTCTAGTTGATACTGCCAAATATAAATACAGGTTTTCTCCCTCCTTGAATGGACTCAGGACAGGTGGATTGCTCAGGTAATGCTTGAGTTCTTGAAAAACTTTCTCACATTCATCGGTCCAGGCGAAGGCCTGCTTCAGTGTCTTGAAGAATGGCAAGCATTTGTCAATTGCTTTAGAGACGAACATGTTGAGTACTACTAACCTTCCTGTGAGCTTTTGGGCTTCCTTCACGGTCTTGGGTGACGTCATGTCAAGTATGGCCCGCACCTTCTCTGGATTTGCTTCTATccctctttgggacaccatgaacccTAGAAACTTTCCTGATGCTACCCCAAAAGTGCACTTACTAGGGTTCAACTTCATTTGGTACTACCTGAGTGTGGTGAACATCTCTTAGAGATCGTCTAGGTGAGCAGActcttccttactcttgacAAGCATGTCATCTACCTACACTTCCATGTTCCTTCTGATTTGCTTgctgaacattttgtttacTAACCTTTGGTAAGTTGCTCATGTGTTCTTCAATCCGaagggcattaccttgtagCAATAGAGCCTTTGGCTTGTGACGAAGGCGATTTTCTCCTGGTCTTCCTCTGCCAGTTTTATTTGATTGTATCCCGAGAATGCATCCATGAATGTCAGTAGCTTATATCTTGCCATAGAATCCACTAGCTGATCTATCCTTGGTAGAGGGAAACTATCCTTCGGGCAAGCTTTGTTtaagtctgtgaagtctacgcatatcctccatttcccatttgttttctttaCCAAGACGAGATTGGCGAGCCAATCGGGGTAGTAGACCTCCCAAATAAAATCAGTTGCTAGCAGCTTGTTGACCTCATCTGTGATAGCTTGGTTTCTTTCTGGAGTGAAGACTCGTCATCTCTGTTGGACAGGCTTTTTCTTGGGGTCCATGTTCAGCCTATGTTGAATGACCTTCGTGGATATGTCTGGCATGTCCTAGTGACTCCATGCGAAGATGTCCGTGTTCTCTTTGAGGAATTGGACTAGCCTTGTCCTTATCTTGGGACTTAGGGTTATCCTTATCCTAGTCGTCTTTGTTGGCTCTCTGTCTATCAGCTCCATAGTCTCCAAGGCTTCCAccatctcttcttctttctcctcGATCATCCACGTATGGTTCTCCTTTACAGCTAACACTGCTTGGTAGCATTCCCTGACCAACACTTGATCTCCTTTTACTTTGCCTACACCATTTTCTATTGGGAATTTTACCTTGAGACAATAGGTGGTTGTGGCTACTTTCTAATTAAGTGTGGGCTTTCTGATGATCACATTGTCAGCATCAATATACCTTTGGAATACACTTTGTCTCCACTGAAGCTGACGAGTGGGGAGTCAAACGGACGCAGCCTTTTGGGGGCCACTTTCAACTATTGAAAAGTGGAAAGGTAGATGATGTCTGCAGAGCAACCATTGTCTACAAGGATTCTCCTAATGTTGAACCCTTCTATCATGAGTATGATAACAGGGGGATCGTCATGCGGCTGCTTCACTCCTCTGGCATCTTCCTCTATGAACAGGATATCCCTGTCCGTCCGTCTTTACTTCAAGGGTGGTATGCTATGGATGTTGTTCACTTGCCTCTGGTAAGGTTTCTTGAGGGACCTGAATGACCCCCTTGTGGATGACCCTCCTGTGATCGACTTTATTTCTCCTATTGCACTCTGCGGATGATGTGGCTTGTGATCTTTGTCCTTTGTAGAGGCTTCCGGCTTGTCCCTGCCTTAATCCTTGGCCTGTTGGAATCTCCCTTCTTTACAAATTTCTGTAGCTTCCCTCTTCGTATGAGTTCCTCTATTTGCTTCTTCAAGTTTCTACAGTCTTCAGTGTAGTGGCCGTGATCTTTATGGAAACGACAATATTTCCTCTTGTCACGAACATTGGGTGATGAGTGTAGTGGCCTTGGCCACTTGAGATAGTGCTCGTCTTTAATTTGTGCCAGAATTTTATCAACACGCATAATTAAAGGAGTGAATTTTACCGTCCGAGGGGTTTTATTGTCTTTCCTCTTGTTCCTGTCAGTATTTTGACAATCCGCTCGCTCCCTTTTTCGTCCTCTTCGATCATCTCCCTTCCTTTCCCTCTCATTAGGCTTTTCTACCTCTTCGATTGTCGCTAGAACGTCctcagcattcatgtacttctaaGCCTTCGGGAGCATTTCTGCCATCGTTCGTGGGGGATTCTTTGCGAGTAAGACCACAAACTCCCTGGACTTCACCTCGGCTTTAAAGGCTGTCAGCTGCACTTTGTCATCTGCTTCATCCACCTCCAAAGATTCTCGAGTGAAACGCTTCACGTACAACCTCAGGGTCTTCTTTTCTCCTTGTTTAATTGTAAGCAGGTGGTCTGTTGGCCTTTTTAGGCGTTTTCCTTCGACAGAGTGGCATAAGAAGGAGCTACTTAGCTACTCGAAGTCATCCATGGATGAAGTTGGTAACTTCATGAACCATTCCCTCGCAGCTCCTTTGAGGGTAGTTGGGAAGGAATGACATAATATCTCATCAGGGGGCTGCTGAAGACCCAGAGTTGTCTTGAAGGTGTTAAGTTAAGGTGATCCAAAGGATCCTTCAACCCATCAAACGGTTCGAGCTGTGGTAGGCGAAACTTCGAGGGCACTGGGCACTTTAAGACTGCTGTGGTGAAGGCTGAATTTGTCCTCCTGACCATACGGTCTAAGCTTCGGTCTGTTTTTTCCTTTATTGCACTCTTCAGCTCGTCCATCTTCTTTCTCATTTCCCTGAGGAGGTCTGAGCTCGGTTCTTGTGGGGTGGCAGGTCATCGGTATTCGTCCTTTCTTTGGCTATCCCCATTGTCTTCCTGGTTAGTCCCGGATTGGTTCTCCTCTTGCTACAACCGGAATCTCATTTCTTGGCTTTGTCGGGTAAGCTCTTCCACGTTGGCtgtgagtgtttggatttgcaAGGCTAATGTTGCAGAATCTTGGAGAGTGTTGGGCTCCATCTAGACTTGTGTGTGGAATGGAACTACGTTCTCAAACCTAAGTACAAAAATATCGTCCCCCAAGATGGCGCCAAGCTGATGAAGCAGTTTTCATCAGTTAAGTGGACTCGTCTAGGTGAGCCACCAACCTCATCTCTGTACCTGAAAATGTTGCACAAAGCCCTCTTTAGGTGGTTATTGGTGTGGTACCTGCCAAAGAGTCTCCGATGATAAAGTCAGCGTATGGAAGTTTCAAGAAAGTATCAGAGACCAGAATTATGACGTATCTTTGTGGAGTGTTTATATATGGTTTCGTAGCATCTAGCTGTTGTGGCTTTTATTGTGGCTTTAATGCCTCTCTTGGTAACGCCTTTATGCTCAATAAAGTAGGTTTTGATGGGCCTCCAACGGTCTATACATCTGGTCTTGTAACCGTTTAAGGTATTGTCTACTATATTAAATGGCTTCCCTCCATTCGTCAGTGACATGGAGAGGTGGACGGGGATGTCAGATTAGTTCGTCTGAGCAAAAGGGTTCGTCGGTCCCATCAATGTCTTCtcacattaataatatatttttcataattaaatttaattaatgaaattcaTTATCATAGAAGATATATGATAAGGGAAAATCATGTTATTGTATTCTCTTAGTACTAAAAAATTAGTCTAGTCAATGGCACTAAAACTTGTTCCATTTTTCTAATCCTACGTCTTAACTCAAGAAAACCAATAATCAatgtgattggttgttagttGGCAAGTTCTCCATCATATTTATAGGCCCTAAGACCCAATTACTCTAATGATTACAACTTCCATcgacaaaaacaatttttttaaaaaaaaaaattataaaacaaaacaaaaattacatgaacataaaaaaaattaataccaaGAGATTTATAAGTTTGTAACTCAATAGtgggtaaaatccaaacaccccaaattttaggggataaaatccaaattccaaaatttgagggtgtaaaatccaatcaccctCAAACTTTGGGGGTATAATTTGCAATTTGATCTAATTCttaattacatatataatttattgatagtcttttttttttttttttaaactctttaAAAGTCTTGtgagaatattattaggtagaaaatgtaaattgtccattttttttaaaaaaaatttatgtttattaattctaaactctttggtttttatacacaataattcacttaaatgaatatttatgatgtagtTCCACATTTaactctaaaattaagaaataaaactctctaaaaataaataattaaagacaTATGGCttaaaattggacttcaattgtagaatctaatttgattttctctaaactttacctattaatatatatagtttttttttaaaaaaaaatattgtgttcattaattttagactctttggtttttgtatacacaataactcacttggattgATATTTATAATGTGGTCCCATATTTaattccaaaattaagaaataaaactctctaaaaataaataatttaggatacATGGAGTAAAATTGGACTTtaattgtagaatctaattgaattttctctaagttttacttatatatatatatatatagatgtggaCTCAAGATTTAAGTGATAACCCAATGATAATATCAACATTCTTTGTGATGTTAAATATTTGTATTTCAAACCTCACATTCCTATTTCAAAATCATGTGGACTGAAATTAGATGGTATCCTAAGGAAGAATGGTATACAATGTATCTATCACATAAAAATGAGTTTCATGCTTGTGTGGTTCGGAAGAAGTGTGTCGTATGTGATTGTTActtagaataataaaaatacctTGATATTAGCGGTTGATaacaaattttgttatttattattattcttttttacttgaaattttgttatttattacgTAATTGAAATGACCGGTGAATAATTTCTTGAAATGAAATTGTATAGTTTGAGATGCGATGGAGccattcttaatttcttatccCACTGAAAAATACCACTCGATGTGATTGCTTGacagttttcaaattttttgaagtatttatTATTTAGCTCCATCTACACGGTTTTGACTTGATACAGTGCTCATAGAAATATAAAAACAGAGAGCAAAGGAGGAGGctccatcaaaaaaaaagagagcaaaggaggaaaatttgaaaaagactTCATAACTTTCAAAACATATATACTTTGCACTTTGAACAAGTCATTTTGCTCAAATTTAACAACACAGACATTTTTATGAAATGGACAAAAGAATAAAACAGAGCCGGAGAATGATCCACGATAATGGAATCTGTGGCAATTATTCTAAGCCCATAATACCGCACGATTGCTTCACTTTGTCTGCCAGCCGTTGGATCATCCTGAAACCATTACTAATCGTTTCTTCAATCTTCCCCCTAGCTTCAACACACTCAAATATCTTCATAGATGCTATTTATGCTTTGACTTCTTCTGAGGCCTCAATTATCAACCAATAGCATACATACATagttcttttgaatttttgagtttcGACAATTAGCGTGTGCCACAAGGCCAGAatgaacataaaataataatatatattaataaaattattaactCTAGTATCCTTTGACCTAATATAGTAAGTTTTTGATTTTTcgtttctcaaattttttttttttaattttcaattaaattgaCTCACAGTATTACTTTGACCACATATCATTCTCCAAGAAGAAATACATTTAATGCAATTATGTCTAAgtataattaaagaatatagtaataattttttttgaggtgaAAGAATCTAATTATTGTGTACtacttaagttttttctttaattttcttatgaTCAAGAGAAATGAtgtgttcacaatatttttacaataaatcttaagtagcatgttgttactggttgttattattgggtTAAAAAAGTAGTCTCAGtgctaaattcaaatttgaaccaataataactaaccacccatgatttgttgtaaaaatattgtaaaaatattgtagatgtagcacttctcaaaTGCAATAATTAGGTCTAACTAACAAactatttacttaaaaaaaaaaaagatttttatctAAACTCTGGATAAAAtgacatttctctctcttaagaTTTGTAAATGCATGAGAGGGAGGGCGGTCATTTCATAAAACCTTAATAGAGGTTGTATAATTTCCCATCTTATTATAAAATacttataaattgatatgacaattgaaaatgatttgggtaaattaatgaATTTCATTTAGTGTAGGAATATTTCTTTTGAAGtatattatttgagaaaaaagaatatacattaatatgatagaatttataataatatcttaatatcatggctctattaaaaaaaaaagttgttagcttgacaaaagaaaaaacaaaaaggaccACGTCAAATAATCAAATTTCAATTCTCTCTTCCTTCCCACATAGCTGTCACCTTTCTCATTGCAGAATTTCAACTCTCTCTATTAGTATAGAGACTTATGGACTTTAAAAAGTTTCTCTATAACTCTCTCTATTCATCCCATGTAGCCTATTAACCGATTGCCTAAGCCAAACTATCCCCCACAAGCCGAATATTTTGTAGTTTCCACCATGGCTTCCTTTCATATCTTCTTCTCCATCTCCTTCTTAATCTTGTTCTTCCTATGTCACATAGCAACAAGCCAAAATTTTTGCCAAACTTCATCTTGCGGTGACAACGGTTTTCTACCTATTAAATTCCCTTTCCAACTAAATACAACTCAAACCAAAGGTTGTGGCTATCCAGGATTCAATCTCTCATGCAACACCAAAAGCCAAACAATTCTTACTCTACCTTATTCCGGGGACTTCATAGTCCAAGATATCGACTATATTAACCAATTTCTAGTTATCACCGACCCAGATCACTGCCTTCCCGAACGGTACCTAAAAAACTTTACCCTATTGGACTCTCCTTTCCAATTTATGAGTACAGGGTATAATTTAACCTTCTATAATTGCTCCTCCAATGTAAACATATTTGGGGCTGGCCCAATTGATTGTGTTAAAAATAGCGATAACTATTCGGTTTGGATGTCACCAAGTTTTTACTATGGTGATCTGGTACCAGCCTCATGTAGTGTTTTATTGAATAGTACTATGCTACCTTTGTTAGCACCAAAATGGGTCGGGTTGGTTTGGAGTGAGCCCAA is a genomic window of Quercus lobata isolate SW786 chromosome 2, ValleyOak3.0 Primary Assembly, whole genome shotgun sequence containing:
- the LOC115975291 gene encoding RING-H2 finger protein ATL22-like, which encodes MASFHIFFSISFLILFFLCHIATSQNFCQTSSCGDNGFLPIKFPFQLNTTQTKGCGYPGFNLSCNTKSQTILTLPYSGDFIVQDIDYINQFLVITDPDHCLPERYLKNFTLLDSPFQFMSTGYNLTFYNCSSNVNIFGAGPIDCVKNSDNYSVWMSPSFYYGDLVPASCSVLLNSTMLPLLAPKWVGLVWSEPNCGDCGGDCGCYNYNVQSRSSDSSSGTVTGLPRSAKYGIIIGVGIPGLLCFIGLGCFICGRVRVYARRRHPNTQLSTSIAPHRSVVLVGLDGPTIESFPKILLGESKRLPKPNDNTCPICLSEYQAKETLRTIPECNHYFHANCIDEWLKMNATCPLCRNSPDQSALTSPSSSLSSSSSSLLSS